From a region of the Mercurialis annua linkage group LG1-X, ddMerAnnu1.2, whole genome shotgun sequence genome:
- the LOC126663198 gene encoding asparagine--tRNA ligase, cytoplasmic 1 has translation MGDQNDAVALKHPFSDRVPIRSIVSRPDGGAGLKGQRVRVGGLVRTGREQGKGAFAFLELNDGSCLANLQVMIGKEVADLSPLVHTGACVAVEGILTEPPEGTRQRIELRADKLIHVGPVDPAKYPIPKTKLTLEFLRDHLHLRARTNTISAIARIRNALAFSTHSFFQEYGFLYVHTGIITSSDCEGAGEMFQVTTLLSEIERIEKDLIQNPPPSDADIEEAKCVANEKGGVVTELKSAKKRKEEVSDEVFNGAVADLKLAKANVTKLEERAKIKPGLPKKDGKVDYGLDFFARQAFLTVSGQLQVETYACAVGNVYTFGPTFRAENSHTSRHLAEFWMVEPELTFADLQDDMNCAEAYVKYMCKWLLDKCLDDMELMAKLYDKGCIDRLKMVASTPFERVSYTEAVDLLIEAVKGGHEFVNSVEWGIDLASEHERYLTEVLFKKPVIVYNYPKGIKAFYMRLNDDSKTVAAMDVLVPKVGELIGGSQREERLEVIEQRIAEMGLPLEAYDWYLDLRRFGTVKHCGFGLGFERMILFATGIDNIRDVIPFPRYPGRADL, from the exons GTCGGCGGTTTGGTAAGAACGGGCAGAGAGCAAGGGAAAGGAGCATTTGCATTCTTGGAGCTAAACGACGGGTCGTGTCTAGCGAACCTTCAGGTTATGATAGGTAAGGAAGTGGCGGATTTGAGCCCGCTGGTGCATACCGGGGCGTGTGTGGCGGTGGAAGGAATACTGACGGAGCCACCTGAAGGAACTAGACAGAGGATTGAGCTTCGGGCTGATAAACTGATTCATGTTGGACCGGTCGACCCGGCTAAGTATCCGATTCCTAAAACTAAGCTCACTCTTGAGTTTTTGAGAGACCATCTCCATCTTAGAGCCAGAACTAACACG ATTTCTGCTATTGCTCGAATTCGTAATGCACTTGCTTTTTCCACGCATTCGTTTTTTCAAGAATATGGTTTCCTTTATGTCCACACTGGTATTATCACTTCAAGTGACTGTGAAGGTGCCGGTGAAATGTTTCAAGTTACTACCCTGCTTAGTGAAATTGAAAGGATAGAGAAGGACTTGATTCAGAATCCTCCTCCATCAGATGCTGATATTGAAGAAGCTAAGTGTGTTGCCAATGAGAAAGGGGGCGTTGTAACTGAACTGAAATCTGCAAAGAAAAGGAAGGAGGAGGTATCTGATGAGGTTTTTAATGGCGCGGTAGCTGATTTGAAACTAGCAAAAGCAAATGTTACAAAGCTTGAGGAAAGAGCTAAAATTAAACCTGGCCTGCCTAAAAAAGACGGGAAGGTTGATTATGGTCTTGATTTCTTTGCCCGCCAAGCATTTTTGACTGTCTCTGGCCAATTACAAGTTGAGACATATGCCTGTGCTGTTGGCAATGTCTATACATTTGGGCCAACTTTTCGAGCTGAGAATTCTCACACTTCGAGGCATTTGGCAGAATTTTGGATGGTGGAGCCTGAATTAACATTTGCAGATCTTCAG GATGATATGAACTGTGCAGAAGCATATGTTAAATACATGTGCAAGTGGTTACTCGATAAGTGTCTTGATGATATGGAACTTATGGCTAAATTATACGATAAAGGCTGCATTGATCGGCTGAAAATGGTTGCTTCAACTCCTTTCGAACGCGTTTCCTACACAGAAGCAGTGGACTTGTTGATAGAGGCTGTAAAAGGTGGTCACGAGTTTGTTAACAGTGTGGAATGGGGAATAGATCTGGCATCGGAACACGAGAG ATACTTGACAGAGGTTTTATTTAAGAAGCCTGTCATTGTCTACAATTATCCAAAGGGGATCAAAGCATTTTACATGAGACTCAATGATGATTCAAAGACAGTAGCTGCCATGGATGTCCTTGTCCCAAAG GTGGGAGAGTTAATTGGCGGAAGTCAGAGAGAGGAACGCTTGGAGGTTATTGAGCAGAG AATTGCTGAGATGGGTCTGCCTCTTGAGGCATATGACTGGTACCTTGACCTACGACGTTTTGGGACTGTAAAGCACTGTGGATTTGGTTTAGGATTTGAACGGATGATTCTTTTTGCCACCGGCATTGACAATATTAGAGATGTCATCCCCTTCCCTAGATACCCGGGAAGAGCTGATCTTTGA